Proteins encoded by one window of Myxococcus guangdongensis:
- the lpxC gene encoding UDP-3-O-acyl-N-acetylglucosamine deacetylase — protein sequence MPPSSYNQRTLSKTASLQGIGLHSGAKVTLTLRPAPAGHGIVFVRTDLPRPVSIPALAEYVVDTVLATTLGRDGVKVATVEHLMSAMAGMGIDNARVELDGPEVPIMDGSAAPFAALIQEAGVRELDAPKELLVIKKPVSVVDGDKQASLTPSRHFRISCTIDFEHPVIQGQAFDLDFSDRDFSREISRARTFCFLRDVEKLKSLGLARGGSLDNAIVVDEVSILNPEGLRFTDEFVRHKILDAIGDVSLFGRPVIGHLTAYKTGHALNHKLVRKVLSDPSCYEIVPARRRDMEGLELGLPGLAGALELEPLVA from the coding sequence GGGCATCGGGCTCCACTCGGGCGCGAAGGTGACGCTCACGCTGCGTCCGGCCCCCGCGGGGCACGGCATCGTCTTCGTGCGTACGGACCTGCCCCGGCCGGTGAGCATCCCCGCCCTGGCGGAGTACGTGGTGGACACGGTGCTGGCGACGACGCTGGGGCGCGACGGCGTCAAGGTGGCCACGGTGGAGCACCTGATGTCGGCCATGGCGGGCATGGGCATCGACAACGCCCGGGTGGAGCTGGACGGCCCGGAGGTCCCCATCATGGACGGCAGCGCGGCCCCCTTCGCGGCCCTCATCCAGGAGGCCGGCGTCCGCGAGCTGGACGCGCCCAAGGAGCTGCTCGTCATCAAGAAGCCGGTGTCCGTGGTGGACGGCGACAAGCAGGCCTCGCTCACCCCGTCGCGCCACTTCCGCATCAGCTGCACCATCGACTTCGAGCACCCCGTCATCCAGGGCCAGGCGTTCGACCTGGACTTCAGCGACCGGGACTTCTCGCGGGAGATTTCCCGCGCGCGCACGTTCTGCTTCCTGCGCGACGTGGAGAAGCTCAAGAGCCTGGGCCTGGCGCGCGGCGGCTCGCTGGACAACGCCATCGTCGTGGACGAGGTCTCCATCCTCAACCCCGAGGGGCTGCGCTTCACCGACGAGTTCGTGCGTCACAAGATCCTGGACGCCATCGGTGACGTGTCTCTGTTCGGCAGGCCTGTCATTGGCCACCTGACGGCCTACAAGACGGGCCACGCGCTCAATCACAAGCTGGTTCGCAAGGTCCTCTCGGACCCGAGCTGCTATGAGATTGTCCCGGCGCGTCGCCGTGACATGGAGGGCCTGGAGCTGGGCCTGCCCGGGCTTGCTGGCGCGTTGGAGCTGGAGCCGCTCGTCGCCTGA